From a region of the Synechococcus sp. RS9916 genome:
- the ruvX gene encoding Holliday junction resolvase RuvX: MGTPKPRSVLSLDVGRKRIGLAGCDPLGISVRPLPAIRRSRFDQDLEHLRALCTTRQVDALVVGLPLDDKGQRTAQAEHCERYGRRLAQTLALPLAWVNEHSSSWAAGESRNLHGDRSGRLDSEAAALLLEQWLQDGPEPVPVEPAAPGDGASCDKA; encoded by the coding sequence GTGGGCACCCCAAAACCACGTTCCGTCCTCAGCCTCGATGTGGGGCGAAAACGCATTGGCCTCGCTGGGTGTGACCCCCTTGGCATCAGTGTTCGGCCGTTACCAGCCATCAGGCGCAGTCGTTTTGATCAAGACTTGGAGCACCTGCGAGCGCTGTGCACCACACGCCAAGTGGATGCACTTGTGGTGGGGCTGCCACTGGACGACAAGGGACAGCGCACCGCGCAGGCTGAGCACTGCGAACGCTACGGACGTCGTCTCGCTCAGACGTTGGCGTTACCGCTGGCCTGGGTGAATGAACACAGCAGCAGTTGGGCTGCTGGCGAGAGCCGCAATCTGCACGGGGACCGCAGCGGGCGCCTCGACAGCGAAGCTGCAGCCCTGTTGCTGGAGCAATGGCTTCAGGACGGACCAGAACCAGTACCGGTCGAGCCTGCGGCCCCTGGCGATGGCGCGAGCTGCGACAAGGCATGA
- a CDS encoding thylakoid membrane photosystem I accumulation factor: MARLLRSLLGLLCAITLIGAPVQASLTSDSYDGNIYALYAGNGSLVPPATTLGDSQAAGRTSVLVFYLDDSSTSKAFSPVVSELQRLWGRSVDLMPLTTDTLQNRKAEGAGDPATYWHGRIPQVVVLNGEGSVLLDQDGQVPLDAINQAISKATGLTAPEGVSTSLSFNELNTEVQTR, translated from the coding sequence ATGGCCCGATTGCTTCGCTCGCTTCTGGGCCTGTTGTGCGCCATCACCCTGATCGGTGCTCCCGTGCAGGCCAGCCTCACAAGCGATAGTTACGACGGAAATATCTACGCCCTGTACGCAGGTAACGGTTCTCTCGTACCACCAGCCACAACCCTGGGAGATTCACAGGCCGCCGGCCGCACAAGCGTCCTGGTGTTCTATCTCGATGACAGCAGCACCAGCAAAGCCTTCTCCCCGGTGGTTTCGGAACTGCAACGGCTTTGGGGACGGTCTGTCGACCTGATGCCCCTAACCACTGACACCCTCCAGAACCGCAAAGCCGAGGGTGCAGGAGATCCTGCGACTTACTGGCACGGACGGATTCCCCAGGTGGTGGTGCTCAATGGCGAGGGATCCGTGCTGCTGGATCAAGACGGTCAGGTGCCCCTTGATGCGATCAATCAAGCGATCAGCAAGGCCACAGGACTCACCGCTCCCGAGGGCGTGAGCACAAGCCTGAGTTTCAACGAGCTCAACACCGAAGTCCAGACCCGCTGA
- a CDS encoding DUF3685 domain-containing protein, which translates to MNAAKAEILLLAPDLLGESLALQLTSEVPSWSIALRSDELNRHPQLVIWSLDSTESIALLHQELIRLQEHWQPAPVLLLLPASVAIPAVDLLSLDIPGLLQAPDLNTLREAIETLLQGGRVVRLAQANPSTPPPQPAMGLGQWLLTSGLQQITNDLQVIDALLVPPPDNLLLRLMLEGRQRELQSARSLLLLLWGPLQIGLADVQPLGQRQTTVSQPGDLTIDGNGMAITVRERNAIAVWSSIQERLSQAVDAGVSNGTGSLLAIEGLQPERRRDLLLSLLQQLDQVMARLRAPSVSSDSSNNLPIDAQWDSLQPELRRQAIQAMAGSYVHLPRGDQLQPVAQHLINASDLSQNDDDLPDPRRMLEPLVRDQPVLVNGQLLPADHPKALLQLETLVSNWLVRSAELISAELLGLCGDWPELRRYLLDERLLPTRDLERLRNQLNNQSRWQLWVKRPVQLYESQRLLYQLRGGSIAPLLLIEPRDEELRRLGWWQQQVALLLEARDAIAPQMQALVQRIGDLMVVVLTQVIGRAIGLVGRGIAQGMGRSWQRGSTNRG; encoded by the coding sequence GTGAACGCAGCGAAAGCCGAGATCCTCCTGCTTGCCCCCGATCTGCTTGGTGAATCGCTGGCTCTTCAGCTCACCAGTGAAGTGCCCTCTTGGTCGATTGCACTTCGCTCCGATGAGCTCAACCGGCATCCACAGCTGGTGATCTGGTCGCTTGACTCGACCGAATCGATCGCACTGCTGCACCAAGAATTGATCCGACTTCAGGAGCACTGGCAACCAGCCCCTGTGCTGCTGCTCTTGCCGGCTTCGGTTGCGATCCCTGCCGTTGATCTGCTCAGCCTGGACATCCCAGGCCTGCTCCAAGCTCCAGATCTCAACACACTGCGCGAGGCGATTGAGACGTTGCTGCAGGGCGGACGCGTGGTTCGTCTGGCCCAAGCCAATCCCTCCACGCCACCACCCCAACCCGCCATGGGGCTTGGCCAATGGCTGCTCACCAGTGGCCTCCAGCAGATCACCAACGATTTGCAGGTGATTGATGCACTGCTGGTGCCACCTCCGGACAATCTTCTGCTCAGGCTGATGCTGGAAGGTCGCCAACGGGAATTGCAGAGTGCCCGCAGCCTGTTGCTGTTGCTCTGGGGACCACTTCAGATCGGCCTGGCGGATGTTCAGCCTCTTGGCCAGCGTCAGACAACGGTGTCGCAGCCAGGAGATCTCACCATCGACGGCAATGGGATGGCGATCACGGTGCGCGAGCGCAATGCCATCGCGGTGTGGTCATCCATTCAGGAGCGCCTTTCGCAGGCCGTGGACGCCGGAGTGAGCAACGGCACTGGCTCCCTGCTCGCAATCGAGGGTTTACAACCCGAACGGCGTCGCGATCTTCTCCTGTCTCTCCTGCAACAGCTGGATCAGGTGATGGCCCGCCTGCGAGCGCCCTCCGTCTCCTCCGATTCATCCAACAATCTGCCCATCGATGCCCAATGGGACAGCCTTCAACCCGAGCTGCGACGTCAGGCCATTCAGGCCATGGCGGGGAGCTATGTGCACCTGCCCCGAGGTGACCAGTTGCAGCCCGTTGCCCAGCATTTGATCAACGCCAGCGATCTCTCCCAAAACGACGACGACCTTCCGGATCCACGTCGGATGCTTGAGCCGCTCGTGCGTGATCAACCCGTTCTGGTGAATGGCCAACTGCTGCCAGCGGACCATCCCAAAGCACTGCTGCAGCTGGAAACGCTTGTCAGCAACTGGCTGGTGCGCAGTGCCGAACTGATCAGCGCTGAACTGCTGGGTCTCTGCGGCGACTGGCCCGAACTGCGCCGATATCTGCTTGATGAGCGTCTACTTCCCACCCGTGACCTCGAACGACTTCGGAACCAACTAAACAATCAGTCCCGTTGGCAGCTGTGGGTGAAGCGCCCTGTGCAGCTCTATGAAAGCCAGCGATTGCTTTACCAACTCCGGGGTGGATCCATTGCTCCTCTGCTGTTGATCGAGCCCCGGGATGAAGAGCTCCGCCGTTTGGGGTGGTGGCAACAACAGGTGGCCCTGCTGCTTGAAGCGCGTGACGCGATTGCTCCACAGATGCAAGCTTTGGTTCAGCGCATCGGCGATCTGATGGTTGTCGTGTTGACGCAGGTGATCGGCAGAGCAATCGGTCTTGTCGGACGCGGCATCGCCCAGGGCATGGGCCGAAGTTGGCAACGCGGCTCCACCAACAGGGGCTGA
- a CDS encoding Fur family transcriptional regulator translates to MRLSRQRRMVLDLLWSEASHMSARDIFEKLNARGRRIGHTSVYQNLEALQSAGVIECLDRANGRLYGYRSDPHSHLTCLDSGEIEDIDVELPAQLLKQIEESTGFRIESYTLQLNGRRSAN, encoded by the coding sequence ATGCGTCTGAGCCGCCAGCGAAGAATGGTGCTCGATTTGCTCTGGAGTGAAGCGAGTCACATGAGCGCCCGCGACATCTTCGAGAAGTTGAACGCCAGAGGTCGACGGATCGGCCATACCTCCGTCTACCAAAACCTTGAAGCGCTCCAATCGGCTGGAGTGATCGAATGCCTGGATCGTGCCAATGGACGGCTGTATGGCTACCGCAGTGATCCGCACAGCCACCTCACCTGTCTTGACAGCGGCGAGATCGAAGACATCGACGTGGAACTTCCGGCCCAATTGTTGAAGCAGATCGAAGAGAGCACAGGCTTTCGGATTGAGTCGTACACGCTGCAACTGAACGGACGTCGATCTGCGAACTGA
- the hisA gene encoding 1-(5-phosphoribosyl)-5-[(5-phosphoribosylamino)methylideneamino]imidazole-4-carboxamide isomerase: MEIIPAIDLLGGACVRLHQGDYDQVTRFSDDPVAQALSWQEQGASRLHLVDLDGAKSGDPVNDASVKAITEALSIPVQLGGGVRSVERAESLLDCGLERVILGTAAIENPDLVKELASRHPGRIIVGIDARDGKVATRGWIEESNVDATALARELSSTAIAAIISTDIATDGTLAGPNLAALRSMADASTVPVIASGGVGCMADLIALLALEPHGVTGVIVGRALYDGRVTLKDGIQAIGDGRLQDPTTPNNLA; encoded by the coding sequence ATGGAGATCATCCCCGCCATTGACCTGCTGGGTGGAGCCTGCGTACGTCTCCATCAAGGGGATTACGACCAAGTCACGCGCTTTAGCGATGACCCTGTCGCCCAAGCCCTGAGCTGGCAGGAGCAGGGAGCGAGCCGCCTGCACCTGGTGGATCTCGACGGCGCCAAAAGTGGGGATCCCGTCAATGACGCCAGCGTGAAGGCGATCACCGAAGCCCTTTCAATCCCGGTGCAATTGGGCGGTGGTGTGCGTTCGGTGGAACGGGCTGAATCCCTCCTCGACTGTGGCCTCGAGCGGGTCATCCTTGGCACAGCAGCGATTGAAAACCCTGACCTGGTCAAGGAACTGGCCAGCCGCCATCCAGGCCGAATCATCGTTGGGATCGATGCCCGGGACGGCAAGGTGGCAACACGGGGATGGATCGAAGAAAGCAATGTGGACGCCACTGCTCTGGCCCGTGAACTGAGCAGCACCGCGATTGCTGCCATCATCAGTACTGACATCGCTACGGATGGCACCTTGGCCGGGCCCAATCTCGCTGCATTGCGCAGCATGGCCGATGCGAGCACGGTGCCGGTCATTGCCTCAGGAGGCGTGGGTTGCATGGCCGACCTCATCGCACTCCTGGCTTTGGAACCACACGGCGTAACCGGGGTCATCGTTGGCAGGGCCCTTTATGACGGTCGCGTGACCCTGAAGGACGGCATTCAGGCCATCGGTGATGGTCGGCTGCAAGATCCCACCACCCCGAACAACCTCGCTTGA
- a CDS encoding NAD-dependent epimerase/dehydratase family protein, whose protein sequence is MKILVMGGTRFVGKPLVASLQEQGHALTLFTRGRQPAPAGVDHVVGDRGNPNDLEQLSGHHFDVIVDSSGRTLADSQAVLAITGAPSHRFLYVSSAGVYAGSDQWPLDEDAAVDPASRHAGKAETEAWLLKEGIPFTSFRPTYIVGPGNYNPVERWFFDRVFHGLPVPMPGDGSTITQLGHVDDLADAMVRALAVDAAANRIYNCSSRKGITFAGVVKAAALACGKDPEAVDVRHFDPSGLDPKARKAFPLRLSHFLTDVSRAERELAWSPRYDAITAFKHNFDLDYSKRPTTPPDLSGDAALIGSV, encoded by the coding sequence ATGAAGATCCTTGTGATGGGGGGGACCCGTTTTGTGGGGAAGCCTCTGGTGGCCTCCCTGCAGGAACAGGGCCATGCGCTCACCCTGTTCACCCGTGGTCGTCAACCAGCCCCAGCGGGGGTGGACCACGTGGTCGGTGATCGGGGTAATCCCAATGATCTGGAACAGCTCAGCGGCCACCACTTCGATGTGATCGTTGATAGCTCCGGTCGCACCCTGGCCGATAGCCAGGCCGTTCTGGCGATCACCGGAGCCCCCAGTCATCGCTTCCTTTATGTGAGCTCAGCGGGGGTTTATGCAGGGTCTGATCAGTGGCCCTTGGATGAGGATGCGGCCGTTGACCCGGCCAGCCGCCATGCGGGCAAAGCGGAAACGGAGGCCTGGTTGCTGAAGGAGGGCATCCCTTTCACCAGTTTCAGGCCGACTTACATCGTTGGTCCCGGCAACTACAACCCTGTTGAACGGTGGTTTTTCGATCGGGTTTTCCATGGCCTCCCGGTGCCGATGCCTGGGGATGGCAGCACGATCACCCAGTTGGGGCACGTGGATGACCTGGCCGATGCCATGGTGCGGGCACTCGCTGTAGATGCCGCTGCAAATCGCATCTACAACTGCTCGTCTCGCAAAGGGATCACCTTTGCTGGCGTGGTGAAGGCCGCTGCTCTGGCTTGCGGGAAAGACCCTGAGGCCGTCGATGTTCGCCACTTCGATCCCAGTGGGCTGGATCCCAAAGCCCGTAAGGCCTTCCCCTTGCGGTTGAGTCACTTCCTGACAGACGTGAGTCGCGCTGAACGGGAATTGGCCTGGTCCCCGCGTTATGACGCCATTACGGCGTTCAAGCACAACTTCGACCTTGACTACAGCAAGCGCCCTACGACGCCACCGGATCTCAGTGGTGATGCGGCGTTGATCGGGTCGGTTTGA
- a CDS encoding CDP-alcohol phosphatidyltransferase family protein, giving the protein MNSRWRTWADRLTLIRAVAGLPLVLALIHQQQALAWFLLVGGGLTDALDGWMARRAGGGSSWGARLDPLADKLLLVAPLLWLATNGTLPIWAVWLLLARELLISGWRRNAQDGAPASQWGKAKTILQFMSLLLLLWPDQWGHADAVKSLQQLGWWLFWPSLVLALQSAVGYLKPTRSTPHHH; this is encoded by the coding sequence TTGAACTCCCGTTGGCGCACCTGGGCTGATCGCCTCACCCTGATCCGGGCCGTCGCAGGCCTCCCCCTGGTGCTTGCGTTGATCCACCAGCAGCAAGCATTGGCCTGGTTCCTGCTTGTAGGGGGAGGTCTGACCGATGCCCTCGATGGGTGGATGGCCCGCCGGGCAGGAGGCGGCAGCAGCTGGGGCGCGCGTCTCGATCCCCTCGCCGACAAATTGCTCTTGGTGGCGCCCCTGCTCTGGCTGGCCACTAATGGGACATTGCCCATCTGGGCTGTCTGGTTGTTGCTGGCTCGCGAACTTCTGATTTCAGGCTGGAGGAGGAATGCCCAAGACGGAGCACCCGCCTCCCAGTGGGGGAAGGCAAAAACAATCCTCCAATTTATGAGTCTGCTGCTGTTGCTCTGGCCCGACCAATGGGGACATGCTGATGCAGTGAAGTCCCTGCAGCAGCTGGGTTGGTGGCTGTTCTGGCCATCCCTTGTGCTGGCCCTTCAGTCGGCCGTTGGCTATCTCAAACCGACCCGATCAACGCCGCATCACCACTGA
- a CDS encoding CBS domain-containing protein, translating to MVLQQTVRDVMTSPVLTVTPETELQDAVASLSQHHISGLAVVDGDGALIGELTEQHLMVRESGVDAGPYVMLLDSVIYLRNPLNWDKQVHQVLGTTVKDLMVHDSHSCPDNLPLPKAAALLHERSTQRLYVVNERQQPVGVITRGDVVRALAAHGA from the coding sequence ATGGTGCTCCAGCAGACGGTCCGCGACGTCATGACCTCCCCTGTGCTCACGGTGACCCCTGAAACCGAGCTCCAGGACGCCGTCGCTTCATTGAGTCAGCACCACATCAGTGGTTTGGCTGTCGTGGATGGTGATGGCGCGCTGATCGGGGAGCTCACCGAACAACACCTGATGGTGAGGGAAAGCGGGGTCGATGCCGGGCCCTACGTGATGTTGCTCGACAGCGTCATCTACCTACGCAACCCCCTCAACTGGGACAAGCAGGTGCATCAGGTGCTCGGCACGACCGTGAAGGATCTAATGGTCCACGACAGCCATTCCTGCCCGGACAACCTGCCGTTACCGAAAGCCGCTGCCCTGCTCCATGAACGCAGCACGCAACGGTTGTATGTGGTCAATGAGCGTCAACAACCGGTGGGCGTGATCACTCGGGGTGATGTGGTGCGGGCCCTTGCTGCCCATGGGGCCTGA
- the pdeM gene encoding ligase-associated DNA damage response endonuclease PdeM, with translation MNHTWHWRGEELIFLPERALWRPKGRELMVADLHLGKAELFQAHGIALPSDGDRGTLNPLLSLCNKLRPTRLIVLGDLIHGRLGLTNSLRDTLRALPELCDCPILLIGGNHDRSSVIEGLPQHPSRRLGALWLSHEPETPAGHEPGSLLNVCGHIHPVASIRQGCDRMRVPCFAYAKDQQRLLIPAFGELTGGHHCDERYRKWLVADNAVVPWLDPTPTPHRTRVAR, from the coding sequence ATGAATCACACCTGGCATTGGCGGGGCGAGGAACTGATTTTTCTACCGGAGCGTGCTCTGTGGCGCCCGAAGGGCCGTGAGTTGATGGTGGCCGATTTGCATCTCGGCAAAGCGGAGCTGTTTCAGGCCCATGGCATTGCTTTGCCCAGTGATGGCGATCGGGGAACGCTGAACCCACTGCTCAGCCTCTGCAACAAGCTCAGGCCAACACGCTTAATCGTGCTGGGTGACCTGATTCACGGACGACTTGGGCTGACCAATTCCCTGAGAGACACCCTGCGGGCCTTACCGGAGTTGTGCGACTGTCCCATCCTTCTCATCGGCGGCAACCACGACCGTTCCAGCGTGATCGAAGGGCTACCCCAGCACCCAAGCCGCAGGCTTGGGGCGTTGTGGCTCAGCCACGAACCGGAGACACCAGCAGGGCATGAGCCTGGGTCGCTGCTGAATGTGTGCGGTCATATCCATCCCGTGGCCAGCATCCGCCAAGGATGCGATCGCATGAGGGTGCCTTGCTTCGCCTATGCCAAGGATCAACAGCGTTTGCTGATTCCGGCTTTCGGGGAATTGACGGGGGGCCACCACTGCGACGAGCGTTACCGCAAATGGCTGGTGGCGGATAACGCCGTCGTTCCTTGGCTCGACCCCACTCCCACTCCGCATCGCACAAGGGTCGCCCGATGA
- a CDS encoding CopG family transcriptional regulator codes for MHELQERLDTEQPSPTAAQVAEAAESERLNVTLPGGVMARLKQQALQEGRSCSSLATFLIEDGLRRHTSLQ; via the coding sequence TTGCACGAACTTCAAGAGCGGCTCGACACCGAACAACCATCCCCCACCGCGGCGCAGGTGGCTGAAGCCGCTGAATCCGAGCGTCTCAATGTGACCCTGCCTGGTGGCGTGATGGCACGCTTGAAGCAACAGGCCCTGCAGGAAGGTCGCAGCTGCAGCAGCCTGGCCACATTCTTGATCGAGGATGGTTTAAGGCGACACACCAGCCTGCAGTGA
- a CDS encoding PCC domain-containing protein encodes MRSLALKLAPGQDLRLALETLAKTHNASGYVLGVVGNLSRAAFQCPGQDEPTVLEGDLEIITLQGHCSPDGVHLHLSLSDGACQVWGGHLEPGTLVLKGADLLVGLLDQPLPQAPTSLEPIEQKAPAAVSAVTAVSPATRVEIAVLPGCPWCTRALRILRSLDIAHTVVNCDSDSTFKALYERSGMTTFPQVFIDGGVVGGYDALAQLHAEGALAQLR; translated from the coding sequence ATGCGGTCTCTGGCGTTGAAGCTTGCTCCCGGCCAGGACCTGCGTCTCGCATTGGAAACCTTGGCCAAAACCCACAATGCATCGGGCTATGTGCTGGGCGTTGTCGGCAATCTGTCGAGGGCAGCTTTTCAGTGCCCTGGGCAGGATGAGCCGACGGTGCTGGAGGGTGATCTTGAAATCATCACCCTTCAGGGGCATTGTTCCCCGGATGGTGTTCACCTTCACCTCAGTCTTTCGGATGGTGCCTGCCAGGTTTGGGGCGGCCATCTCGAACCGGGCACCCTGGTCCTCAAAGGGGCTGATCTCTTAGTGGGCCTGCTTGATCAACCATTGCCGCAGGCACCCACCAGCCTGGAGCCGATTGAGCAGAAAGCTCCTGCTGCCGTTTCAGCAGTCACCGCTGTTTCACCTGCAACTCGCGTTGAAATCGCCGTTCTTCCAGGTTGCCCCTGGTGCACAAGAGCTCTTCGCATTCTCCGCAGCCTCGATATTGCGCACACCGTCGTGAATTGCGACAGCGATTCCACCTTCAAAGCGTTGTATGAACGCAGTGGGATGACCACCTTCCCCCAGGTGTTCATCGATGGCGGAGTGGTCGGCGGGTACGACGCGCTTGCTCAACTTCACGCTGAGGGCGCTCTCGCTCAGTTGCGGTGA